In a single window of the Streptomyces sp. NBC_00353 genome:
- the aroC gene encoding chorismate synthase: protein MSRLRWLTAGESHGPALVATLEGLPAGVPITTEMVADALARRRLGYGRGARMKFEQDEVTFLGGVRHGLTMGSPVAVMVGNTEWPKWEQVMSADPVDPDELAKLARNAPLTRPRPGHADLAGMQKYGFDEARPILERASARETAARVALGAVARSYLKETAGIEIVSHVVELAAAKAPYGVYPTPADVEKLDADPVRCLDAAASKEMVAEIDQAHKDGDTLGGVVEVLAYGVPVGLGSHVHWDRRLDARLAAALMGIQAIKGVEVGDGFDLARVPGSKAHDEILVTEDGIKRASGRSGGTEGGLTTGELLRVRAAMKPIATVPRALATVDVVTGEPAKAHHQRSDVCAVPAAGIVAEAMVALVLADAVAEKFGGDSVPETHRNVQSYLDHLQIR from the coding sequence TTGAGCAGGTTGCGCTGGCTGACCGCAGGGGAGTCGCACGGCCCCGCACTGGTGGCGACGCTGGAGGGTCTTCCCGCCGGTGTCCCGATCACCACGGAGATGGTGGCGGACGCACTGGCCCGGCGGCGGCTCGGCTATGGCCGCGGCGCTCGCATGAAGTTCGAGCAGGACGAGGTCACCTTCCTCGGCGGGGTGCGCCACGGGCTCACCATGGGTTCCCCGGTCGCCGTGATGGTGGGCAACACCGAATGGCCCAAGTGGGAGCAGGTCATGTCGGCCGACCCGGTCGACCCCGACGAACTGGCCAAGCTGGCCCGTAACGCCCCGCTGACCCGCCCCCGCCCCGGCCACGCCGACCTCGCGGGCATGCAGAAGTACGGCTTCGACGAGGCCCGGCCGATCCTGGAGCGCGCCAGCGCCCGGGAGACCGCGGCCCGGGTGGCGCTCGGCGCCGTCGCCCGGTCGTACCTCAAGGAGACCGCGGGCATCGAGATCGTCAGCCACGTCGTCGAACTGGCCGCGGCCAAGGCTCCCTACGGTGTCTACCCCACGCCCGCCGATGTCGAGAAGCTCGACGCCGACCCGGTGCGCTGCCTCGACGCCGCCGCGAGCAAGGAAATGGTCGCCGAGATCGACCAGGCCCACAAGGACGGCGACACCCTCGGCGGTGTGGTCGAGGTGCTCGCGTACGGCGTGCCGGTCGGTCTCGGCTCGCACGTGCACTGGGACCGTCGTCTCGACGCCCGCCTCGCCGCCGCCCTCATGGGCATTCAGGCCATCAAGGGTGTCGAGGTCGGCGACGGCTTCGACCTGGCCCGGGTCCCCGGTTCGAAGGCGCACGACGAGATCCTGGTCACCGAGGACGGCATCAAGCGCGCCTCCGGCCGTTCCGGCGGCACCGAGGGCGGTCTGACCACCGGGGAGCTGCTGCGGGTCCGCGCCGCGATGAAGCCCATCGCGACCGTGCCCCGCGCGCTGGCCACCGTCGATGTCGTCACCGGGGAGCCCGCCAAGGCGCACCACCAGCGCTCCGATGTCTGTGCCGTGCCGGCCGCCGGGATCGTCGCCGAGGCGATGGTCGCGCTGGTCCTGGCCGACGCCGTCGCGGAGAAGTTCGGCGGCGACAGCGTCCCCGAGACCCACCGCAACGTCCAGTCGTACCTCGACCACCTCCAGATCCGATGA
- the aroB gene encoding 3-dehydroquinate synthase, translating to MSGPLIVLVGPMGVGKSTVGELLADRLGTTYRDTDADVVATAGKPISEIFYDEGEEHFRELEREAVRAAVAEHTGVLSLGGGAVLDETTRTLLVDHAVAYLSMDVEEAVKRVGLNTARPLLAVNPRRQWRELMDARRHLYTEVARATVATDGRTPEEVAQAVLDALELPERAGDPAAPGRENTHMTDQGPTRIQIAGSAGTDPYEVLIGRQLLGELPSLIGDRAQRVAVLHPEALAETGEAVRQDLADQGYEAIAIQLPNAEEAKTVEVAAYCWKALGQTGFTRTDVIVGVGGGATTDVAGFVAATWLRGVRWIAVPTTVLAMVDAAVGGKTGINTAEGKNLVGAFHPPAGVLCDLASLDSLPVHDYVSGMAEIIKAGFIADPAILDLIESDPEGARTPAGPHTAELIERSIRVKAEVVSSDLKESGLREILNYGHTLGHAIEKNERYKWRHGAAVSIGMVFAAELGRLAGRLDDATADRHRAILESVGLPLTYRGDQWPKLLENMKVDKKSRGDLLRFIVLDGLGKPTVLEGPDPAVLLAAYGEVSA from the coding sequence ATGAGCGGCCCGCTGATCGTCCTCGTCGGCCCGATGGGCGTCGGCAAGTCCACGGTCGGTGAGCTCCTCGCCGACCGGCTCGGCACCACCTACCGGGACACCGACGCGGACGTCGTGGCCACGGCGGGCAAGCCGATCTCCGAGATCTTCTACGACGAGGGCGAGGAACACTTCCGCGAGCTGGAGCGAGAGGCGGTACGCGCCGCGGTCGCCGAGCACACGGGCGTCCTCTCGCTCGGCGGCGGAGCCGTGCTCGACGAGACGACCCGCACCCTGCTCGTCGACCACGCGGTCGCCTACCTCTCGATGGACGTCGAAGAGGCCGTCAAGCGGGTCGGGCTGAACACCGCGCGCCCGCTGCTCGCCGTCAACCCGCGCCGGCAGTGGCGCGAGCTGATGGACGCCCGCCGCCATCTCTACACCGAGGTGGCCAGGGCGACCGTCGCCACCGACGGGCGCACCCCCGAAGAGGTCGCCCAAGCGGTCCTCGACGCACTGGAACTGCCGGAGCGCGCGGGCGACCCCGCGGCGCCCGGCCGGGAGAACACACACATGACGGACCAGGGACCCACACGCATCCAGATCGCCGGCAGTGCGGGCACCGACCCGTACGAGGTGCTGATCGGCCGACAGCTGCTCGGCGAGCTGCCGTCGCTCATCGGAGACCGCGCCCAGCGGGTCGCGGTCCTGCACCCCGAGGCACTCGCCGAGACCGGCGAGGCGGTCCGTCAGGACCTCGCCGACCAGGGGTACGAGGCCATCGCGATCCAGCTGCCGAACGCCGAGGAGGCCAAGACCGTCGAGGTCGCGGCGTACTGCTGGAAGGCGCTCGGGCAGACCGGCTTCACCCGCACCGATGTGATCGTCGGCGTCGGTGGCGGCGCCACCACGGATGTGGCCGGGTTCGTCGCGGCGACCTGGCTGCGCGGGGTGCGCTGGATCGCCGTACCGACGACGGTGCTCGCCATGGTCGACGCGGCCGTCGGCGGCAAGACCGGCATCAACACCGCCGAGGGCAAGAACCTCGTCGGCGCCTTCCACCCGCCGGCCGGGGTGCTCTGCGACCTCGCCTCCCTCGACTCGCTGCCCGTGCACGACTACGTCAGCGGCATGGCCGAGATCATCAAGGCCGGATTCATCGCCGACCCCGCGATCCTCGACCTGATCGAGTCGGACCCGGAAGGTGCCCGTACGCCCGCCGGACCGCACACCGCCGAGCTGATCGAGCGCTCCATCCGGGTGAAGGCCGAGGTCGTCTCCAGCGACCTCAAGGAGTCCGGTCTGCGCGAGATCCTCAACTACGGCCACACCCTCGGCCACGCCATCGAGAAGAACGAGCGCTACAAGTGGCGCCACGGCGCGGCCGTCTCCATCGGGATGGTCTTCGCCGCCGAGCTCGGCCGGCTGGCCGGACGCCTCGACGACGCCACCGCGGACCGGCACCGGGCGATTCTGGAGTCCGTCGGACTGCCGCTCACCTACCGCGGTGACCAGTGGCCCAAGCTGCTGGAGAACATGAAGGTCGACAAGAAGTCCCGCGGCGACCTGCTCCGCTTCATCGTCCTCGACGGCCTGGGCAAGCCCACCGTCCTGGAGGGCCCCGACCCGGCCGTGCTGCTGGCCGCGTACGGGGAGGTGTCGGCGTGA
- the aroQ gene encoding type II 3-dehydroquinate dehydratase, with protein MTRRVFVLNGPNLGRLGSREPDVYGATSYAGLVETCQALGKELGFDVDVRETNDEGELIRWLHEAADGSIPVVLNPGAFTHYSYGMRDAAAQRTAPLIEVHISNPYAREEFRHTSVVAPVATGTVAGFGIGSYRLALRALADELTD; from the coding sequence GTGACCCGCAGGGTCTTCGTGCTCAACGGGCCGAACCTCGGCCGGCTCGGATCCCGCGAGCCCGATGTGTACGGAGCGACGTCGTACGCCGGACTCGTCGAGACCTGCCAGGCGCTCGGCAAGGAGCTCGGCTTCGACGTCGACGTCCGGGAGACCAACGACGAGGGCGAGCTGATCCGCTGGCTGCACGAGGCAGCGGACGGTTCAATTCCGGTCGTTCTCAACCCGGGAGCATTCACCCATTACTCGTACGGAATGCGGGACGCGGCCGCGCAGCGCACCGCCCCGCTGATCGAGGTGCACATCTCGAACCCGTACGCACGGGAGGAATTCCGCCACACCTCCGTGGTCGCACCGGTGGCCACGGGGACCGTGGCCGGATTCGGCATCGGCTCCTACCGGCTCGCGCTCCGCGCCCTCGCGGACGAACTGACGGACTGA
- a CDS encoding Pro-rich N-terminal domain-containing protein, producing the protein MQHAVGAPLPPPQGPGNGPAGWTHQAQHPGHPGPPGPPPPPAPRGQGWTGPAPHHAPAPVSRETTGHIQLPPGGPVPLPAPPAEPGTGTATLAVLLIGPAGAGKTTVAKLWASRRRVPTAHVSLDDVREWVCSGFADPQAGWNDHSEAQYRLARRTCGFAARNFLANGISCILDDAVFPDRPVVGLGGWKRHVGPGLLPVVLLPGLEIVLERNAARSGNRRLSDEEVARIHGRMAGWYGSGLPIIDNSTYDVETTARVLDDILARSIASPPAW; encoded by the coding sequence ATGCAGCACGCAGTGGGGGCCCCGCTGCCGCCGCCCCAAGGACCCGGAAACGGACCTGCCGGCTGGACGCACCAGGCCCAGCACCCCGGACACCCCGGTCCGCCGGGGCCACCGCCACCGCCCGCCCCCCGGGGCCAGGGCTGGACCGGCCCCGCCCCGCACCACGCGCCCGCGCCCGTCTCCCGGGAGACCACCGGGCACATCCAGCTGCCGCCCGGCGGCCCTGTCCCGCTGCCCGCACCACCCGCCGAGCCCGGCACGGGCACGGCGACGCTCGCCGTCCTCCTGATCGGTCCGGCGGGCGCGGGCAAGACCACTGTGGCCAAGCTGTGGGCCAGCCGCCGCCGGGTCCCCACGGCGCACGTCAGCCTCGACGACGTCCGCGAATGGGTCTGCTCCGGCTTCGCGGACCCGCAGGCCGGGTGGAACGACCACTCGGAGGCCCAGTACCGGCTGGCCCGCCGCACCTGCGGCTTCGCCGCCCGCAATTTCCTGGCCAACGGCATCTCCTGCATCCTCGACGACGCGGTCTTCCCCGACCGCCCGGTCGTGGGCCTCGGCGGCTGGAAGCGCCATGTGGGCCCGGGGCTGCTGCCCGTGGTGCTCCTCCCCGGCCTGGAGATCGTGCTGGAGCGCAACGCCGCCCGCAGCGGCAACCGCCGACTGTCGGACGAGGAGGTCGCCCGGATCCACGGCAGGATGGCGGGCTGGTACGGCTCGGGGCTGCCGATCATCGACAACTCGACCTACGACGTGGAGACCACGGCCCGCGTCCTCGACGACATACTGGCCCGCTCCATAGCCAGCCCGCCCGCATGGTGA
- a CDS encoding aminopeptidase P family protein, whose protein sequence is MSEVYTVRRALLRDRCAAVGSAAALVSRPANVRYLAGGAPPGAVLLLGPDEDVLVCPRAPTGDPVQGRTDDELRLALLPATDGDPVVAAADLATSAGAESLAVEEHDLTVARHRAMHAVAPRLRLADLGATVEQLRVVKDEEEIACLRIAAEITDQALGELLESILVGRTERHLALELERRLVDHGADGPAFSTSVATGPNSGQGRHRPSDRRVEEGDFLSVCLGANYRGYRCEIGRTFVIGTAPAAWQIDLYDLVFAAQRAGREALVPGAAYRDVDRAARHLLDSAGHGDGLAPSTGHGVGLEIDEDPQLAPAAMGKLDACVPVTVEPGVHLPGRGGVRIDDTLVVRPEADGGPELLTITTKELLAL, encoded by the coding sequence ATGTCAGAGGTGTACACCGTCCGCCGCGCGCTGCTGCGGGACCGGTGCGCCGCCGTCGGATCCGCGGCCGCTCTGGTCTCCCGCCCCGCCAACGTCCGCTACCTCGCGGGCGGGGCGCCCCCGGGTGCCGTGCTGCTGCTCGGCCCCGACGAGGACGTCCTGGTCTGCCCCCGAGCGCCGACCGGCGATCCCGTCCAGGGGCGCACCGACGACGAGCTGCGGCTGGCCCTGCTGCCCGCCACCGACGGCGATCCGGTGGTCGCAGCCGCCGACCTGGCCACCTCCGCCGGCGCGGAATCGCTCGCCGTGGAGGAACACGATCTGACGGTCGCCCGCCACCGGGCCATGCACGCGGTCGCCCCGCGGCTCCGGCTGGCCGACCTCGGCGCCACGGTGGAGCAGCTGCGCGTCGTCAAGGACGAGGAGGAGATCGCCTGCCTGCGGATCGCCGCCGAGATCACCGACCAGGCGCTCGGTGAACTCCTCGAATCGATCCTCGTCGGCCGCACCGAACGGCATCTCGCACTGGAACTGGAACGGCGGCTGGTGGACCACGGCGCCGACGGGCCCGCCTTCTCGACCTCCGTCGCCACCGGACCCAACTCGGGCCAGGGCCGTCACCGGCCCTCCGACCGGCGGGTCGAGGAGGGAGATTTCCTCTCCGTCTGCCTCGGCGCCAACTATCGCGGCTACCGGTGCGAGATCGGACGTACATTTGTTATCGGGACGGCGCCGGCCGCCTGGCAGATCGACCTCTACGACCTGGTTTTCGCCGCTCAGCGGGCCGGACGCGAGGCCTTGGTGCCCGGCGCCGCGTACCGCGATGTGGACCGCGCGGCCCGTCATCTCCTGGACTCCGCGGGCCACGGCGACGGCCTCGCACCCTCGACCGGGCACGGGGTGGGGCTCGAAATCGACGAGGACCCGCAGCTGGCACCGGCAGCCATGGGTAAACTGGACGCTTGTGTGCCGGTCACCGTCGAACCGGGGGTTCACCTCCCTGGCCGGGGCGGGGTCCGGATCGATGACACGCTCGTCGTGCGCCCCGAGGCGGACGGCGGACCCGAGCTACTCACCATTACGACCAAGGAGCTGCTCGCGCTCTAG
- the efp gene encoding elongation factor P — translation MASTNDLKNGLVLKLDGGQLWSVVEFQHVKPGKGPAFVRTKLKNVLSGKVVDKTFNAGVKVETATIDRRDMQFSYMDGEYFVFMDMDTYDQLMVDRKAVGNAANFLIEGFTASVAQHEGEVLYVELPAAVELTIQHTDPGVQGDRSTGGTKPATLETGYEIGVPLFITTGEKIKVDTRTGDYLGRVNS, via the coding sequence GTGGCTTCCACGAACGACCTCAAGAACGGCCTGGTGCTCAAGCTCGACGGAGGCCAGCTCTGGTCCGTCGTCGAGTTCCAGCACGTCAAGCCCGGCAAGGGCCCGGCTTTCGTGCGCACCAAGCTCAAGAACGTGCTGTCCGGCAAGGTCGTCGACAAGACGTTCAACGCCGGCGTGAAGGTCGAGACGGCCACCATTGACCGCCGCGACATGCAGTTCTCGTACATGGACGGCGAGTACTTCGTCTTCATGGACATGGACACGTACGACCAGCTCATGGTCGACCGCAAGGCTGTCGGCAACGCCGCCAACTTCCTGATCGAGGGCTTCACCGCCTCCGTCGCCCAGCACGAGGGCGAGGTGCTCTACGTCGAGCTGCCGGCCGCCGTCGAGCTGACCATCCAGCACACCGACCCGGGTGTCCAGGGCGACCGCTCCACCGGCGGCACCAAGCCCGCCACGCTGGAGACCGGTTACGAGATCGGCGTCCCGCTCTTCATCACCACGGGTGAGAAGATCAAGGTCGACACCCGCACGGGCGACTACCTCGGCCGGGTGAACAGCTAA
- the nusB gene encoding transcription antitermination factor NusB — MAARNTARKRAFQILFEADQRGESVQTVLADWVRHSRSDTRQPPVTEYTMELVEGYAQYADRIDDLIITYAVDWEIDRMPVVDRNILRLGAYELIWVDGTPDAVVIDEAVQLAKEFSTDDSPSFVNGLLARFKDLKPNLRRES; from the coding sequence GTGGCTGCTCGGAACACGGCCCGCAAGCGAGCCTTCCAGATCCTCTTCGAGGCCGACCAGCGCGGTGAGTCCGTGCAGACGGTCCTCGCGGACTGGGTGCGGCACTCGCGGTCCGATACCCGTCAGCCGCCGGTCACCGAGTACACGATGGAGCTCGTCGAGGGGTACGCGCAGTACGCCGACCGTATCGACGACCTCATCATCACCTACGCCGTGGACTGGGAGATCGACCGCATGCCGGTCGTCGACCGGAACATCCTGCGGCTCGGTGCGTACGAGCTGATCTGGGTGGACGGGACGCCGGACGCGGTGGTGATCGATGAGGCGGTCCAGCTCGCCAAGGAGTTCTCCACCGATGACTCCCCGTCCTTCGTGAACGGGCTGCTGGCCCGCTTCAAGGACCTCAAGCCGAACCTTCGCCGGGAGTCGTAG
- the bldD gene encoding transcriptional regulator BldD, translating into MSSEYAKQLGAKLRAIRTQQGLSLHGVEEKSQGRWKAVVVGSYERGDRAVTVQRLAELADFYGVPVQELLPGTTPGGAAEPPPKLVLDLERLAHVPPEKAGPLQRYAATIQSQRGDYNGKVLSIRQDDLRTLAVIYDQSPSVLTEQLISWGVLDADARRAVAHDEG; encoded by the coding sequence ATGTCCAGCGAATACGCAAAACAGCTCGGGGCCAAGCTCCGCGCCATCCGCACCCAGCAGGGCCTCTCCCTCCATGGCGTGGAGGAGAAGTCCCAGGGCCGCTGGAAGGCCGTCGTGGTCGGTTCGTACGAGCGCGGCGACCGTGCCGTGACCGTACAGCGTCTCGCCGAGCTGGCGGACTTCTACGGGGTCCCGGTGCAGGAGCTTCTGCCCGGCACGACGCCCGGCGGGGCCGCCGAGCCGCCGCCCAAGCTTGTCCTGGACCTGGAGCGCCTCGCCCACGTCCCGCCGGAGAAGGCCGGACCGCTGCAGCGCTATGCGGCGACGATCCAGAGCCAGCGCGGTGACTACAACGGCAAGGTGCTCTCGATCCGCCAGGACGACCTGCGCACGCTGGCCGTGATCTACGACCAGTCGCCGTCCGTGCTCACCGAGCAGCTGATCAGCTGGGGCGTCCTGGACGCGGACGCGCGTCGCGCGGTCGCCCACGACGAGGGCTGA
- the pyrR gene encoding bifunctional pyr operon transcriptional regulator/uracil phosphoribosyltransferase PyrR, with protein sequence MDAQHEATGNAARPVLEAPDIARVLTRIAHEIVERAKGADDVVLLGIPTRGVFLARRLADKLEEITGRKVPVGSLDITMYRDDLRLRPARALARTEIPGEGIEGRLVVLVDDVLFSGRTIRAALDALGDIGRPRAVQLAVLVDRGHRELPIRADYVGKNLPTSLRETVKVQLAEEDGRDAVLLGVQQTAPAGAQ encoded by the coding sequence ATGGACGCACAGCACGAAGCCACCGGCAATGCGGCACGCCCCGTTCTCGAGGCTCCCGACATCGCCCGAGTTCTGACTCGAATCGCCCACGAAATCGTCGAACGCGCCAAGGGCGCCGACGATGTGGTGCTCCTCGGCATCCCGACACGAGGCGTCTTCCTCGCCCGTCGGCTGGCCGACAAGCTCGAAGAGATCACCGGCCGGAAAGTGCCGGTCGGCTCCCTCGACATCACCATGTACCGCGACGACCTGCGGCTGCGCCCGGCGCGCGCCCTGGCCCGCACCGAGATCCCCGGCGAGGGTATCGAGGGCCGACTGGTCGTCCTGGTCGACGATGTGCTCTTCTCCGGCCGTACGATCCGCGCCGCGCTCGACGCGCTCGGCGACATCGGCCGCCCCCGCGCGGTGCAACTCGCGGTCCTTGTCGACCGCGGCCACCGCGAGCTCCCGATCCGCGCCGATTACGTCGGCAAGAACCTCCCCACGTCGCTGCGGGAGACGGTCAAGGTCCAGCTCGCCGAGGAGGACGGCCGCGACGCCGTGCTGCTCGGTGTCCAGCAGACCGCCCCGGCGGGCGCGCAGTAG
- a CDS encoding aspartate carbamoyltransferase catalytic subunit has translation MKRHLISAADLTRDDAVLILDTAEEMARVADRPIKKLPTLRGRTVVNLFFEDSTRTRISFEAAAKRLSADVINFSAKGSSVSKGESLKDTALTLEAMGADAVVIRHGASGAPYRLATSGWIDGAVVNAGDGTHEHPTQALLDAFTMRRRLVGADAGLGRDLEGRRITIVGDILHSRVARSNVHLLHTLGAHVTLVAPPTLVPVGVEQWPCDVSYSLDDVLPKSDAVMMLRVQRERMNAAYFPTEREYSRRYGLDGERMAKMPGHAIVMHPGPMVRGMEITAEVADSDRCTVVEQVANGVSIRMAVLYLLLGGSEPAAPFHPSPAATLDRSAARPADSEENK, from the coding sequence ATGAAGCGTCACCTCATCTCGGCCGCCGACCTCACCCGCGACGACGCCGTCCTGATCCTCGACACCGCCGAGGAGATGGCCCGCGTCGCCGACCGGCCGATCAAGAAGCTCCCGACCCTGCGCGGCCGCACTGTCGTCAACCTCTTCTTCGAGGACTCGACGCGTACCCGCATCTCCTTCGAGGCCGCCGCCAAGCGCCTCTCCGCCGATGTCATCAACTTCTCCGCGAAGGGCTCGTCCGTCTCCAAGGGCGAGTCGCTCAAGGACACCGCGCTGACCCTGGAGGCGATGGGCGCGGACGCCGTCGTCATCCGGCACGGTGCCTCCGGCGCCCCGTACCGTCTCGCCACCTCCGGCTGGATCGACGGTGCCGTCGTCAACGCCGGCGACGGCACGCACGAGCACCCCACCCAGGCACTCCTGGACGCCTTCACCATGCGCCGCAGGCTGGTCGGGGCCGATGCCGGACTCGGCCGGGACCTGGAAGGACGACGGATCACGATCGTCGGCGACATCCTGCACAGCCGGGTCGCCCGCTCCAACGTGCACCTGCTGCACACCCTCGGCGCCCACGTCACGCTGGTGGCCCCGCCGACCCTCGTCCCGGTCGGTGTCGAGCAGTGGCCGTGCGACGTCAGCTACAGCCTCGACGACGTGCTGCCGAAGTCCGACGCGGTGATGATGCTGCGGGTGCAGCGTGAACGGATGAACGCCGCGTACTTCCCGACCGAGCGCGAGTACTCACGCCGCTACGGCCTGGACGGCGAGCGCATGGCGAAGATGCCCGGGCACGCCATCGTCATGCACCCCGGCCCGATGGTCCGCGGCATGGAGATCACCGCCGAGGTCGCCGACTCCGACCGGTGCACGGTCGTCGAGCAGGTCGCCAACGGCGTCTCGATCCGCATGGCGGTCCTGTACCTGCTGCTGGGCGGCTCCGAGCCCGCCGCACCCTTCCACCCGTCGCCCGCCGCCACCCTTGATCGAAGCGCTGCGCGCCCTGCCGATTCCGAGGAGAACAAGTAA
- a CDS encoding dihydroorotase, whose protein sequence is MSKILIRGAKVLGGEPQDVLIDGETIAQVGTGIDAGDAVVVEAEGQILLPGLVDLHTHLREPGREDSETVLTGTKAAAVGGFTAVHAMANTFPVADTAGVVEQVWRLGKESGYCDVQPIGAVTVGLEGKHLAELGAMHDSAAGVKVFSDDGKCVDDAVIMRRALEYVKAFDGVVAQHAQEPRLTEGAQMNEGIVSAELGLGGWPAVAEESIIARDVLLAAHVDSRVHICHLSTAGSVEIVRWAKSKGWNVTAEVTPHHLLLTDELVRSYNPVYKVNPPLRTEADVMALREALADGTIDCVATDHAPHPHEDKDCEWAAAAMGMVGLETALSVVQQTMVETGLLDWAGVADRMSVRPAAIGRLEGHGRPVSAGEPANLTLVDPTYRGVVDPAGFASRSRNTPYEGRELPGRVTHTFLRGRATVVDGKLA, encoded by the coding sequence ATGAGCAAGATCCTTATTCGCGGCGCGAAGGTCCTCGGTGGCGAGCCGCAGGACGTCCTGATCGACGGCGAGACCATTGCACAGGTCGGTACCGGTATCGATGCCGGTGACGCCGTGGTGGTCGAGGCCGAGGGGCAGATTCTGCTCCCCGGGCTGGTCGACCTCCACACCCACCTGCGCGAGCCCGGCCGTGAGGACTCCGAGACCGTCCTCACCGGCACCAAGGCCGCGGCAGTCGGCGGCTTCACCGCCGTGCACGCCATGGCCAACACCTTCCCGGTCGCCGACACCGCCGGCGTCGTCGAGCAGGTCTGGCGGCTCGGCAAGGAGTCCGGCTACTGCGACGTGCAGCCGATCGGCGCCGTCACCGTCGGCCTGGAGGGCAAGCACCTCGCCGAACTCGGCGCCATGCACGATTCGGCCGCCGGAGTGAAAGTCTTCTCCGACGACGGCAAGTGCGTCGACGACGCCGTGATCATGCGGCGCGCGCTGGAGTACGTGAAGGCGTTCGACGGTGTCGTCGCCCAGCACGCCCAGGAGCCCCGCCTCACCGAGGGCGCCCAGATGAACGAGGGCATCGTCTCGGCCGAGCTCGGCCTCGGTGGCTGGCCTGCCGTCGCCGAGGAGTCGATCATCGCCCGCGATGTCCTCCTCGCCGCCCACGTCGACTCCCGGGTGCACATCTGCCACCTGTCGACCGCCGGCTCCGTCGAGATCGTCCGCTGGGCCAAGTCCAAGGGCTGGAACGTCACCGCCGAGGTCACCCCGCACCACCTGCTCCTCACCGACGAACTCGTACGGTCGTACAACCCCGTCTACAAGGTGAACCCGCCGCTGCGTACCGAGGCCGATGTGATGGCCCTGCGCGAGGCGCTCGCCGACGGCACGATCGACTGCGTCGCCACCGACCACGCCCCGCACCCGCACGAGGACAAGGACTGCGAGTGGGCCGCGGCCGCCATGGGCATGGTGGGCCTGGAGACGGCGCTCTCGGTCGTCCAGCAGACGATGGTCGAGACCGGTCTGCTCGACTGGGCGGGTGTCGCGGACCGGATGTCCGTCCGCCCCGCGGCCATCGGCCGCCTGGAAGGACACGGCCGTCCCGTCTCGGCCGGTGAGCCTGCCAACCTCACGCTGGTCGATCCGACATACCGTGGAGTCGTGGACCCCGCGGGCTTCGCCTCCCGCAGCCGCAACACCCCGTACGAGGGGCGCGAGCTGCCGGGTCGCGTCACCCACACGTTCCTGCGGGGCCGTGCCACGGTCGTCGACGGGAAGCTCGCGTGA
- a CDS encoding PH-like domain-containing protein, translating to MTSLTPLYQLAAEQKSADVTDLSARISWVIGLVVFIAFVYWLMRQGWKWRGSLQSDLPELPATPDGYATQPPLLTMTGRYHASTTAGQWLDRIVAHGLGTRSRVELTLTEQGLDVVRPGAADFFVPAAQLRDARLDKGIAGKVLPEGGLLIITWALGDKLIDSGFRSDRSAEHPAWVDAIHHLTDSTTEGIAR from the coding sequence GTGACATCACTCACCCCCCTGTACCAGCTGGCCGCCGAGCAGAAGTCGGCGGACGTGACCGACCTGTCCGCCCGCATCAGCTGGGTGATCGGACTCGTCGTCTTCATCGCCTTCGTCTACTGGCTGATGCGCCAGGGATGGAAGTGGCGGGGAAGCCTGCAGTCCGACCTGCCGGAGCTGCCCGCCACGCCGGACGGGTACGCGACACAGCCACCCCTGCTGACGATGACCGGCCGCTACCACGCCTCGACGACCGCCGGGCAGTGGCTCGACCGGATCGTCGCCCACGGCCTCGGCACCCGCAGCCGCGTCGAGCTCACGCTGACCGAACAGGGTCTCGACGTCGTACGCCCCGGGGCGGCCGACTTCTTCGTCCCGGCAGCGCAGCTGCGTGACGCCCGGCTCGACAAGGGCATCGCGGGCAAGGTCCTCCCCGAGGGCGGCCTGCTGATCATCACCTGGGCGCTCGGCGACAAGCTGATCGACTCCGGCTTCCGCTCCGACCGCTCGGCCGAACACCCGGCCTGGGTCGACGCCATCCACCACCTCACCGACAGCACTACGGAAGGCATCGCGCGATGA